Below is a genomic region from Telmatobacter sp. DSM 110680.
GCGGTCCTGGGCGCCGGAACCATGGGCTCTCGCATCGCCGCGCACCTCGCCAATGCCGGGATCCCTTCGTTGCTGCTCGACATGGTTCCGGCCGGAGACGGATCGCGCAATAGGCTCGCCGAATCAGCGCTCGCTGCGTTGGCCAAATCTAAGCCCGCAGCTTTCTATGAATCGTCGCTGTCATCAATGGTGACGGTCGGAAACTTCGAAGACGACTTGCCGAAGCTGAAGCAGTGCGACTGGGTCATCGAAGTTGTCGCTGAAAATCTTGAGATCAAGCGGACGCTCCTCGATCGTGTACTGCCTCACCTGTCTCCTGACGCTGTGCTCTCCAGCAATACGTCGGGCTTGCCAATTGCAAAGATCGCCGCCGGTCTCCAATCGCATCGCGATCGCTTCTTCGGAACGCACTTCTTCAATCCGCCTCGCTACATGCAACTGCTGGAGATCATTCCCACGGCGGAGAGTGATCCAGCGTTGGTCGCTGCTTTTGCGACTTTCGCTGACCGCGCGCTCGGCAAGCAGGTCGTATTCGCCAACGACACCCCTAATTTCATCGGAAATCGCATCGGCGTTTTCGTGATGTTTTTAGCGTCAACCCTCATGCTGGAGCAAGGCCTCACCATTGAAGAAGTCGACGCGCTCACTGGTCCGGCGCTGGGCTTTCCGCGTACTGGCACATTTCGCCTCGCTGACATGGTGGGTATCGACATCCTCGCCCATGTCGCAGCGAACTTTCCACAGGGGGTCACGCCGGGAGGATTCTCTCAGAAACTGCAGGAGATCGTTAAGCTCGGCTGGCTGGGCGACAAATCCGGCCAGGGTTTCTACAAAAAAACGCGCGTCACGGATGGCAAAGACCAAAGGATGGTCCTCGACCTGGACAAGTTCGAATATCGCCCCTCCGCAAAGCCAGCGTTGCCGTCGCTCGATATCGCGAAGAATGCCAATACCGTGCAGGAACGCATAAAGCTACTGCTGGCCAACGATCCCAAAAAAGACAAGGCCGCCAGATTCCTATGGCCGTTCCTCGCGTCGCTCTGGAACTTCGCCGCGGACCGCATCGGAGATGCCTCCAACGACGCCCCCTCGATCGATCAGGCGATGCGCGCAGGCTTTAACTGGGAACTCGGTCCATTCGAACTCTGGGATGCCGCCGGCGTCCGCGAGTCCGTCGCCCGCATGCGCGACCTGACTATTCCAGTCAGCCCAGCCGTGGAGGGTTTGCTTGATTCTGCTCTGGCATCTACTGCCGTCTCCTGGTATTCGCCCGATGGCCCGCAGTGCTACAACCCGGTCAGCGGCGCCTGGGAGCCCATCCCACAGCAGCCCGGGCATGCCCGCGTTGCCGACTACCGCCGGACGAACGGAATAGTGCGAAGCAATGCCGGCGCATCGCTCGTCGACATCGGCGACGGCATCGGATGTATCGAACTGCACTCGCTGAAAAACGCTATCGGCGGCGACGTCGTAGCGATGATCACCTCCGTCTTGAATCCCACTTCCGACGCCGTCAAAAACTTCCGCGGCTTCGTGATCAGCGGCGATCGCGACCGCTTCAGCGTAGGCGCCAACCTGATGCAATTGCTCCTCGGCGCGCAAGAGGGCGACTGGGAAGAAGTGGAAGGAGCTATTCGCGCCTTCCAGCAGATGTCGATGTCCATCAAGTTTTGCCCGCGTCCCGTCGTCGTAGCGCCATTCAATCTCACCCTCGGCGGGGGCGCAGAAATCTCTCTCCACGCCGCGCGCCGCCAGCCCCATGCCGAGACCTACATCGGCCTGGTCGAAACCGGCATCGGCCTCATCCCCGGCGGTGGCGGGACCAAGGAGATGCTGTTGCGCGCCGTTGATGCGGCTGCCGCGCTCGCGCCTCCCGACCCCAAAGACCCGCCCTCCCGCTTCGCACAGTCGGCCGAGATGAACTCCGCGCTCAAACGCACCCTTGAAACCATTGCGATGGCCAAGGTTTCCACCTCCGCACTCGAGGCACGCGCACTCGGCCTCCTGTTGCCCGCCGACAGCATCACCCTTAATCGCGAGCGTCTCCTGCTCGACGCAAAGGAACAGGCCATCGCCCTCGCTGAAGGTGGATACACCGCTCCGCAGCCGCGCGTTATTCCCGCTCCCGGCACAGCATCTCTCGCCGTCCTCAATACCGGAGTCTTTCTCATGGGCGAAGCCGGCTTCGCTTCGGAACACGACATGAAGGTAGCCCGCTGGGTGGCCTACATCCTCTGCGGCGGCAAGGTTACCGCCGGCTCGCTCGTCACTGAGCAATATCTGCTGGACCTCGAGCGCGAAGCATTCCTCTCCTTGTGCGGCGAGCGCAAGACGCAGGAACGCGTCGCGTATACACTTAAGACCGGCAAACCACTGCGCAATTAAATGAAGTTTGCAGCGCTCATTCTGTTTACGACCACGTCGTGCACGCTCGCAACCTCCTGCGTACTCGCGCAGGATTCACCGGCTCCCACCAACAGTCAGTCGCGCCAGCTTACAGAGACCGGCAAGACCAGTCTCGATGGTCAGACGGCCTCTTATCTCATCCGCCGTCTGCCTGCCAGTTCGTTTCCCGACCTGCCCGATGCCATCGCCGATCTTCTCGATCAGCGCGGCTGCATGGTTCCGCAAACCTACCAGGCGCATCGACCTGAAAACGTGATCCACGCCAGCTTTGAATCCCCCGGCTCGTCTGACTGGGCTGTGCTTTGCTCTGCGCACGGCAATGTAGATTTGCTGGTCTTCTTCGCTCGCTCGCCGGGCAAGCCGGTCACGCTTGCTTCAGTACCGGAACTGGAACGGCTTCAGCGCCATGATTCCTCGGGCGTCCTGGGCTTTGACTGGGGCATCGATCCCGCATCACCGCAGCAGGTCCGCGAAGCTCAGGCGGGTATGGAACATCATCCTCCGCTGCTGGACCATGACGCGCTCGAAGACACCGTACTGAGCGGCAAGTCCATCTACCACTTTTTCACCCGCAACGCCTGGACGGTCATCGATATGCCGGAATGACCGCGTTCCGATCGTGTGCTGGTTGACCTCCTCAGGTCCCGCAGTCTAACAATGAGCCAGCACGAATCGCATCTGTCCGGAGTTTGCCATGCCCGAAGCCGTACTCGTCAGCGCCGTCCGTACGCCCGTTGGCCGCGCCCCCAAAGGTGCTCTCTCCACCACCCGCCCCGACGATCTGGCCGCCGCCGCCCTGATCAATGCTCTTGAGCGCATTCCAGCCCTCGATAAATCCGAAGTCGAAGACGTGATCCTCGGCTGCGCCCAGCAGGAAGGCGAGTCAGGCTGGAACATGGCACGCATGACGGCTCTTCGAGCCCAACTCCCTATCGATGTCCCCGGCATGACCGTCAACCGCCTCTGCGCCTCCGGTCTTGAGGCCATCGCCCAGGCCGATATGCGGATCCGCAGCGGTATGCAGCGCGTCGTCATCGCGGGCGGAGCAGAAACCATGAGCATGCTGCCCATGGGAGGCATCAAACCCCGCCCCAATCCCTGGCTGTCAGAGAATTATCCCGCCGCGCTGCTCACGATGGGCCTCACCGCCGAGCGCGTCGCAAAGCACTACAGCATCTCCCGCGAAGATGCAGATGCCTTCTCGCTTGCGAGTCACCAAAAAGCCGTCGCCGCACAAGCCGCCGGCAAATTCACTGAAGAGCTCGTGCCCATCAACGTCACCAATACGACCCCCAGTGCCAGGGCAGGTAAGCCCGACTCTTCCGATTCCGTCTTCTCGGCCGACGAAGGTCCCCGCGCCGACACCACGGCCCAGGCGCTCGCCGCTCTGAAGCCGGTATTTCATGCAAAGGGAACCGTCACTGCCGGTAATTCCTCGCAGACCTCCGACGGTGCTGCTGCGGCTGTTTTGATGGATTCCGCTCGCGCCAGCGAACTGGGCATTCAGCCCCTGGCCCGGCTGGTGGCCTACGCTGTAGCCGGTTGCCTGCCCGAAGAGATGGGCATGGGGCCGCTTTACGCGGTTCCCAAAGCGCTCAAAAAAGCCGGCCTCAAACTCGACGACATCGACCTCATCGAATTCAACGAAGCCTTTGCCGCCCAGGCTCTGGCCGTGATCCGCGAACTCGGCTTCGATCCAGCAAAGGTCAACGTCAATGGCGGCGCCATCGCGCTCGGACATCCTCTCGGCTGCACCGGTGCCAAACTGACTGCAACTCTACTAAGCGAGATGAAATGCCGAAACGCGCGCTACGGCATGGTGACGATGTGC
It encodes:
- a CDS encoding acetyl-CoA C-acyltransferase encodes the protein MPEAVLVSAVRTPVGRAPKGALSTTRPDDLAAAALINALERIPALDKSEVEDVILGCAQQEGESGWNMARMTALRAQLPIDVPGMTVNRLCASGLEAIAQADMRIRSGMQRVVIAGGAETMSMLPMGGIKPRPNPWLSENYPAALLTMGLTAERVAKHYSISREDADAFSLASHQKAVAAQAAGKFTEELVPINVTNTTPSARAGKPDSSDSVFSADEGPRADTTAQALAALKPVFHAKGTVTAGNSSQTSDGAAAAVLMDSARASELGIQPLARLVAYAVAGCLPEEMGMGPLYAVPKALKKAGLKLDDIDLIEFNEAFAAQALAVIRELGFDPAKVNVNGGAIALGHPLGCTGAKLTATLLSEMKCRNARYGMVTMCVGGGQGAAGIFERLN
- a CDS encoding 3-hydroxyacyl-CoA dehydrogenase NAD-binding domain-containing protein, producing the protein MSSIASATTPVHRFAAQPLLVRRAAVLGAGTMGSRIAAHLANAGIPSLLLDMVPAGDGSRNRLAESALAALAKSKPAAFYESSLSSMVTVGNFEDDLPKLKQCDWVIEVVAENLEIKRTLLDRVLPHLSPDAVLSSNTSGLPIAKIAAGLQSHRDRFFGTHFFNPPRYMQLLEIIPTAESDPALVAAFATFADRALGKQVVFANDTPNFIGNRIGVFVMFLASTLMLEQGLTIEEVDALTGPALGFPRTGTFRLADMVGIDILAHVAANFPQGVTPGGFSQKLQEIVKLGWLGDKSGQGFYKKTRVTDGKDQRMVLDLDKFEYRPSAKPALPSLDIAKNANTVQERIKLLLANDPKKDKAARFLWPFLASLWNFAADRIGDASNDAPSIDQAMRAGFNWELGPFELWDAAGVRESVARMRDLTIPVSPAVEGLLDSALASTAVSWYSPDGPQCYNPVSGAWEPIPQQPGHARVADYRRTNGIVRSNAGASLVDIGDGIGCIELHSLKNAIGGDVVAMITSVLNPTSDAVKNFRGFVISGDRDRFSVGANLMQLLLGAQEGDWEEVEGAIRAFQQMSMSIKFCPRPVVVAPFNLTLGGGAEISLHAARRQPHAETYIGLVETGIGLIPGGGGTKEMLLRAVDAAAALAPPDPKDPPSRFAQSAEMNSALKRTLETIAMAKVSTSALEARALGLLLPADSITLNRERLLLDAKEQAIALAEGGYTAPQPRVIPAPGTASLAVLNTGVFLMGEAGFASEHDMKVARWVAYILCGGKVTAGSLVTEQYLLDLEREAFLSLCGERKTQERVAYTLKTGKPLRN